The DNA segment agtttatttatttatttcagtgttgaGTTCTTTGTCTTTGGACTGTAGTGGTATGTAAGTGGATTTCTGTGTGGAAAGTGTTTTAGTAAATGATGCTTGTGATCAGGCCTTTACAGTGTAGTTGGGGATGTAGAAGGGTAGTGGTTAAGGCAGGTGGCAAGTTCGAGTCCCAGGTCCACCGATCTGCCCctgagcgaggcccttaaccctcaactgctcatttaagcgataaaggtgtctgccaaatgccagaaatgtaaatgtaatgtagttGACGTTCCAGTGTGTCAGTAAAATAAGTATCTTTGTTGATGAAATagtcattcattttaatttctttagccATATGACTGAATAACTTGTGCATGATCATTTTATCCCTTTCTTTTTCAGAACGACAGTGTCACACTCAGGACTCGGAAGTTCATGACAAACCGTTTGCTTCAGAGGAAGCAAATGGTAAGAGATTAAACAATCCCAGTGATTAAGACCATACCATGTCCTAGTGATACTTGAGCAATGCCTGCTCTCCTTCACAGGTTTTGGATGTCCTGCACCCTGGAAAGGCAACAGTCCCCAAGACTGAAATCCGGGAGAAGCTTGCCAAAATGTACAAGACCACACCTGATGTAGTGTTCGTCTTCGGTTTCAAGACTCAATTCGGCGGCGGCAAGACAACAGGTTTCGCCATGGTCTACGATTCACTGGACTATGCTAAGAAGAATGAGCCTAAATACAGACTGGCCAGAGTGAGACTTTACTCCATgctttttagttttattttatttattttttttgcttttaatccAGTAAAATAGAACACTTGCAAATGACTGTTGTGTAGCTAAATTACAGATGTCTGTTTAGTtagtcaggtttttttttaacatgtggtgtgtgttgtttcagcATGGTCTTTATGAGAAGAAAAAGACCTCCAGAAAACAGCgcaaggaaagaaagaacagaatgAAGAAAGTAAGAGGCATCAAGAAAGCCTCTGTTGGTGCTGCTGGCAAGAAGGTAATGTTTATCTATTTACAGATTTTCATTTCAGCTTCCTCAGTTCTGTCCATACCATACTTGtcagtctttttcttttctttttttttttattctcaccTTTCCTATGTTTTTAATGTCATCTTTCCTTTCACTTGTACATCCGGACTGTAAAAGGTAAATCTTGTATAAGTAGACTAATTGCTATTAAAGGTTTACTGGAGTGAGATCTCTGTTTCCTAATAATCATAGAAGAGCTAAGTGACATGCCGTGTGCATATTATCTCAGGTCTGTCGAGGCTTACTATCTATCCACTTGAGTTAAAGGAGAAGTTTGTCAATGAAAAGTGCAATATTTTCCCCTTTATGTTAAATGTAACTCCTCAGCTAAGATGTATTTTGTGTCTGAAGTTTTAGATTTTGCTAGAAGGATAAGATTTGCCCCAAGTCATGCAGTTGCTTAATCTTAGCACAAGACTAATTTTGAAAAAAGAGTCAAGACGATGTAAATACCCTGCATTACCTTATGCCGCATTCAGCGCCACACCTCCCTGTGTCTGAATTGTGGGAAATACAGTTTGGGTAATAAAGCGGTTTGGGCTTTAGGACGGTTTCTAGTATTTGAACTATGCAGTGTGCTTTTATTCCAGTTTAAGATGTGATCGCAGTCTGTTTCAGATGATATGGCTGTGTGGTCTGAAGTGTGATGCATAACTTGGTCTACTCTTGCTTGTTAACTGCATTGGGATGGAGGCCAAGATCCAAACTTCAGATATCAAACGTCTTATTTATTCAGCTACATTTTCTAAGGGGTTAATTTGTGCATTTCATCTTATTTGAAAGTACTTTTCCTTTAAAGTTAGTGTAATTGTTTGCACTAATGAAATGAGCTGAAGTAGTAATGCAGCGGTGGACAAGTCGTATATTAACAAGTCAGAACACTGATGTGCTTCTCAGTCTCGTGTGTTGGTTGCTTGGGTTGCAAGTGTTGCATACAAATGAGTAATTTGTAATGTAGAGCTAGTTAAAGGCAGCACATAGTATTTGCACCCCCTGGATGATGGTCAATTTGTTGGCTAATATTTTGACAAGCTTCTAATAAAATGAAGAGTGTAGCTTTAGAGTGCATCATTGTtataaaaatgctgtttttcaTCAGCAACCTACTTAACCGCCAGGCACTACGAATAAAAACAGTAGTGCAGACAGTCTGTTTGTCCTGGGCTTCTAGG comes from the Hemibagrus wyckioides isolate EC202008001 linkage group LG03, SWU_Hwy_1.0, whole genome shotgun sequence genome and includes:
- the rps24 gene encoding 40S ribosomal protein S24 isoform X2, with the translated sequence MNDSVTLRTRKFMTNRLLQRKQMVLDVLHPGKATVPKTEIREKLAKMYKTTPDVVFVFGFKTQFGGGKTTGFAMVYDSLDYAKKNEPKYRLARHGLYEKKKTSRKQRKERKNRMKKVRGIKKASVGAAGKK
- the rps24 gene encoding 40S ribosomal protein S24 isoform X1, whose translation is MNDSVTLRTRKFMTNRLLQRKQMVLDVLHPGKATVPKTEIREKLAKMYKTTPDVVFVFGFKTQFGGGKTTGFAMVYDSLDYAKKNEPKYRLARHGLYEKKKTSRKQRKERKNRMKKVRGIKKASVGAAGKKK